Proteins co-encoded in one Astyanax mexicanus isolate ESR-SI-001 chromosome 1, AstMex3_surface, whole genome shotgun sequence genomic window:
- the LOC103047625 gene encoding lysophosphatidic acid receptor 1-B has product MLFPSCFRQHSQRNLDTIVILEELVSAASLLSLILNAAAVGLVLVNTRPNRGPYAALLCSLALSDALTSSTSVYVSVRTALSPANSVIATDVPLPVYTLLTTGILSGTYGVLSIGVERLLAVCGAHKRRVQLKSRVLKVLALCWTLAVVVGSLPLFGWNCAISGEASTLYGPLCINYLLFVVVPNTMVVFVVLSVTYVTVIVKLRELNSSRASTTRAEARITRMAWIIWGLALVAYTPFLAGVLWDASHSSCPEKLKTSVIVYKNVAYAFLVLNSIGNPILYTFSCPDVWRLAKWSRWRRFRKIRANRINVCVNTVSDTRLF; this is encoded by the exons ATGCTGTTTCCTTCGTGCTTCAGACAACACAG CCAGCGCAACCTGGACACCATTGTGATTCTGGAGGAGCTTGTGAGTGCTGCCAGTCTGCTGTCACTGATTCTGAACGCAGCGGCTGTGGGGCTGGTGCTGGTTAACACACGCCCAAATCGAGGGCCCTACGCCGCACTGTTGTGCAGCCTCGCACTTTCGGATGCCCTCACGAGCTCCACATCAGTGTACGTGAGTGTGCGCACAGCACTGAGTCCTGCAAACTCTGTGATCGCCACGGACGTACCTCTGCCTGTCTACACCCTGCTGACCACTGGCATCTTATCAGGCACGTATGGTGTCCTTTCCATTGGCGTGGAGCGCCTCCTGGCGGTGTGTGGGGCACACAAGAGGCGTGTGCAGTTGAAGAGCCGTGTGCTGAAGGTGTTGGCCCTGTGCTGGACACTGGCGGTGGTCGTGGGAAGCCTGCCACTCTTCGGCTGGAACTGTGCAATCAGTGGTGAGGCCTCGACGCTCTATGGCCCACTGTGCATCAACTACCTGCTCTTCGTGGTGGTCCCCAACACTATGGTGGTCTTCGTGGTGTTGTCTGTGACCTATGTAACCGTCATTGTGAAGCTACGGGAGCTAAACTCCAGTAGGGCAAGCACCACGCGGGCCGAGGCACGCATCACCAGGATGGCCTGGATCATCTGGGGACTGGCCCTGGTGGCCTACACGCCCTTCCTGGCCGGGGTGCTCTGGGACGCGTCCCACAGTTCGTGCCCCGAGAAGCTAAAGACGAGCGTGATTGTGTACAAGAATGTGGCGTATGCATTCCTGGTGCTCAACTCCATTGGAAACCCCATCTTGTACACGTTCAGCTGCCCGGACGTGTGGCGCCTGGCGAAGTGGAGCCGCTGGAGGAGATTTAGGAAAATTAGGGCAAACAGGATCAACGTGTGCGTGAACACTGTGTCAGACACACGCCTGTTTTAG